A single window of Mycobacterium sp. ITM-2016-00318 DNA harbors:
- a CDS encoding EutN/CcmL family microcompartment protein has protein sequence MISATVTGQVWSTRRIDGLPPGALLEVEADGSGARLIAFDVLGSGVGERVLIAQGSVAANWFTGTPPPVDALIIGSIDTDTSG, from the coding sequence ATGATTTCGGCGACCGTAACCGGACAGGTCTGGTCCACCCGCCGCATCGACGGGCTGCCGCCGGGCGCCCTTCTCGAAGTCGAAGCCGACGGGTCGGGCGCGCGCCTGATCGCCTTCGACGTGCTCGGCAGCGGAGTCGGCGAGCGCGTCCTGATCGCACAGGGATCGGTCGCGGCCAACTGGTTCACCGGAACTCCGCCCCCGGTGGACGCCCTGATCATCGGATCCATCGACACCGATACAAGCGGGTAG
- a CDS encoding phosphotransferase enzyme family protein, whose product MADSDGVISNDIDVAELALAEYGLPEGSSLTLLNLSENATYAVDHAGTGTQTILRVHRQNYHLPHQIESELDWLDALRRDSDITVPTVLEAADGRRVVTVDSRGIPRHVVHFAMVAGAEPDEETVTVDDFHTLGQITAALHEHSHTWQRPPSFSRFAWDWPNCLGAEARWGQWRDAAGVGDAERDILDRAQQLLCNRLGEYGSGPDRFGLIHADLRLANLLVDGPTITVIDFDDCGFGWFFYDFGTAVSFIEDDPALPEWQDSWVTGYRTRRSMAAEDEDMLSSFVLLRRLMLLAWMGTHSHSKESQAKAITYAEGSCTLAERYLSSNGHRLA is encoded by the coding sequence ATGGCGGATTCGGACGGTGTGATCTCCAACGACATCGACGTGGCCGAGCTTGCCCTTGCCGAATACGGTCTGCCGGAGGGCTCGTCGCTGACGCTGCTGAACCTTTCGGAGAACGCGACCTACGCGGTGGACCATGCCGGCACCGGCACGCAGACGATCCTTCGGGTGCACCGGCAGAACTATCACCTGCCGCATCAGATCGAGTCGGAGCTGGACTGGCTGGACGCGCTGCGCCGCGACAGCGACATCACCGTGCCGACGGTGTTGGAAGCAGCCGACGGCAGGCGCGTGGTGACGGTCGATTCCCGCGGAATCCCACGGCATGTCGTTCATTTCGCCATGGTCGCGGGCGCGGAGCCCGACGAGGAGACGGTGACCGTGGACGACTTCCACACCCTCGGGCAGATAACCGCCGCGCTCCACGAGCACTCCCACACGTGGCAGCGGCCACCGTCGTTCAGTCGGTTCGCCTGGGACTGGCCGAACTGCCTTGGGGCCGAGGCCCGCTGGGGGCAATGGCGGGACGCCGCAGGTGTCGGTGATGCCGAACGCGACATTCTGGATCGCGCGCAGCAGCTGTTGTGCAACCGTCTGGGAGAGTACGGCTCCGGACCCGACCGCTTCGGCCTCATCCACGCCGACCTCCGGCTGGCCAACCTTCTTGTGGACGGGCCGACCATCACCGTCATCGACTTCGACGACTGCGGATTCGGCTGGTTCTTCTACGACTTCGGCACGGCCGTCTCATTCATCGAGGACGACCCCGCGCTGCCGGAGTGGCAGGACTCCTGGGTCACCGGCTATCGCACCCGCAGATCAATGGCAGCCGAAGACGAGGACATGCTGTCGTCGTTCGTCCTGCTGAGGCGGTTGATGTTGCTGGCGTGGATGGGGACCCACAGCCACTCCAAGGAATCCCAGGCCAAGGCGATCACCTACGCCGAAGGCAGCTGCACGCTCGCTGAGCGCTATCTCAGTTCCAACGGCCATCGACTGGCCTGA
- a CDS encoding aspartate aminotransferase family protein: MYDYGTFSFDSKAEVLEASKTFWNPGKTQFWTDEGVDLVIDRRQGYYLWDMSGRRLIDMHLNGGTYNLGHRNPEVVQAITEATEIFDVGNHHFPSVARTALAQRLVESAPASITKVAYGSGGGEAIDIAIKSARHATKRRKIVSIVKAYHGHTGLAVASGDDRFAKIFLSDRPDEFVQVPFGDLTAMEQALTPGDVAAVLMETIPATYGFPLPPRGYLEAVKDLASKYGSLYIADEVQTGLMRTGEMWAITKHGIEPDIIVTGKGLSGGMYPITAALLGDRAAQWLDEDGFAHISTFGGAELGCVAAIKTLEITGRPEVRSTVHYIADLFAEGLRRIQSDNPDWFIGIRQNGVVIGLEFDHPEGAKFVMRELYENGVWAIFSTLDPRVLQFKPGILVSRGLCEDVLDRLDVAVRFARKAAMDRRAS; encoded by the coding sequence ATGTACGACTACGGCACGTTCTCTTTTGACTCCAAGGCCGAGGTGCTGGAGGCCTCGAAGACGTTCTGGAACCCGGGCAAGACGCAGTTCTGGACAGACGAAGGCGTCGACCTCGTGATCGACCGCAGGCAGGGGTACTACCTGTGGGACATGAGCGGCCGACGGCTCATCGACATGCACCTCAACGGCGGCACCTACAATCTCGGGCACCGCAATCCCGAAGTGGTGCAGGCGATCACGGAAGCCACCGAGATCTTCGACGTGGGAAACCATCACTTCCCCTCGGTGGCGCGCACCGCGCTGGCACAGCGGCTCGTCGAATCGGCGCCCGCGTCGATCACCAAGGTCGCCTACGGGTCCGGTGGCGGGGAGGCCATCGACATTGCGATCAAAAGCGCGCGCCACGCCACCAAGCGACGCAAGATCGTCTCGATCGTGAAGGCTTATCACGGGCACACCGGCCTCGCGGTGGCATCCGGAGACGACCGTTTCGCCAAGATCTTCCTGTCCGACCGGCCCGACGAGTTCGTGCAGGTGCCGTTCGGTGACCTCACCGCGATGGAGCAGGCGCTGACGCCAGGTGACGTCGCCGCGGTGTTGATGGAGACGATCCCGGCCACGTACGGCTTCCCGCTGCCGCCCCGGGGTTATCTCGAGGCGGTCAAGGACCTGGCCTCAAAGTACGGGTCGCTCTACATCGCCGACGAGGTGCAGACCGGACTGATGCGGACCGGCGAGATGTGGGCTATCACCAAGCACGGCATCGAACCCGACATCATCGTCACCGGCAAGGGTCTCTCGGGCGGGATGTACCCGATCACCGCCGCCCTGCTGGGCGACCGCGCCGCGCAGTGGCTCGACGAGGACGGCTTCGCGCACATCTCCACGTTCGGCGGCGCCGAGTTGGGCTGCGTGGCCGCGATCAAGACCCTCGAGATCACCGGTCGCCCCGAGGTCCGGTCGACGGTGCACTACATCGCCGACCTGTTCGCCGAAGGGCTGCGCCGCATTCAGAGCGACAACCCGGACTGGTTCATCGGGATCCGGCAGAACGGCGTGGTGATCGGGCTGGAGTTCGATCATCCCGAAGGCGCCAAGTTCGTGATGCGCGAACTCTACGAGAACGGCGTGTGGGCGATCTTCTCGACACTCGATCCCCGCGTGCTGCAATTCAAACCGGGCATCCTGGTCAGTCGTGGTCTCTGCGAAGACGTGCTGGACCGGCTCGACGTCGCCGTGCGATTCGCCCGCAAGGCCGCCATGGATCGGAGGGCTTCATGA
- the fabG gene encoding 3-oxoacyl-ACP reductase FabG: protein MFTSLQGRSAIVTGGSKGIGRGIAETFAAAGVDVLITARNQADLDATVAALADQPGKVSGFSADVTNPDDCRRAVEAAIERHEGLDIVCANAGIFPSGKLEDLTPEDIEQVLAVNFKGTVFVIQAALPALTASGHGRVIVTSSITGPITGFPGWSHYGASKAAQLGFIRTAAMELAPKRITINAVLPGNIVTEGLVEMGQEYMDQMAAAIPAGRLGSVADIGNAALFFATDEAGYITGQTLVVDGGQILPESNEALAEA, encoded by the coding sequence ATGTTCACCTCACTTCAGGGCCGTTCCGCCATCGTCACCGGGGGCAGCAAAGGCATCGGTCGCGGTATCGCCGAAACCTTTGCCGCAGCAGGCGTCGACGTATTGATCACCGCACGCAACCAGGCGGATTTGGACGCCACGGTGGCGGCGCTCGCCGACCAACCGGGGAAGGTCAGCGGCTTCTCCGCCGACGTGACGAACCCCGACGACTGCCGCCGTGCGGTCGAGGCCGCGATCGAGCGACACGAAGGCTTGGACATCGTGTGCGCGAACGCGGGCATCTTCCCGTCGGGCAAGCTGGAGGATCTGACGCCCGAGGACATCGAGCAGGTACTGGCGGTGAATTTCAAGGGCACCGTATTCGTGATCCAGGCCGCGTTGCCTGCACTCACCGCGAGCGGACACGGCCGGGTGATCGTCACGTCGTCGATCACCGGGCCGATCACCGGCTTTCCCGGGTGGTCGCACTACGGCGCAAGCAAGGCCGCGCAGCTCGGCTTCATCCGGACCGCGGCAATGGAGCTGGCACCCAAACGGATCACCATCAACGCCGTGCTGCCCGGCAACATCGTCACCGAGGGCCTCGTTGAAATGGGTCAGGAATACATGGACCAAATGGCTGCGGCGATTCCCGCTGGTCGACTCGGCAGTGTTGCCGACATCGGGAACGCCGCGCTGTTCTTCGCCACCGACGAAGCCGGTTACATCACTGGTCAGACGCTTGTCGTCGACGGCGGTCAGATCCTGCCCGAGTCCAACGAGGCGTTGGCGGAGGCGTAG
- a CDS encoding microcompartment protein: MATETVTRTDIRVYLLVEDLQRQFAAYLGTPTRARGYPPYEGEHALIVEVSPALAIERVIDLALREVPGVAPGILYVERQFGVLEVHSGELDDVRRAGEAILAGTGNRAADQLRPRVLFHDIIDDITDQHAVILNRNRQASMILPGQSLLVYEMTPALFAAVAANEAERAAPGLTIVDVQMIGATGRLYIGGSTTDVTTARDRITAVLAGIEGRDH; encoded by the coding sequence ATGGCTACAGAGACGGTGACGCGCACAGACATCCGCGTCTACCTCCTCGTGGAGGATCTGCAGCGGCAGTTCGCCGCATATCTGGGCACACCGACGCGGGCGCGCGGCTATCCGCCGTACGAGGGCGAACACGCACTGATCGTCGAGGTGTCGCCCGCACTGGCGATCGAGCGGGTCATCGACCTCGCCCTACGCGAGGTGCCCGGGGTGGCGCCGGGAATCCTCTACGTGGAGCGCCAGTTCGGCGTGCTGGAGGTGCACTCCGGCGAGCTGGACGACGTCCGTCGTGCCGGCGAGGCGATCCTGGCGGGTACGGGCAACCGGGCAGCCGATCAGCTCCGGCCGCGCGTGCTGTTCCACGACATCATCGACGACATCACCGACCAGCATGCGGTGATCCTCAACCGGAACCGGCAGGCGTCGATGATCCTGCCGGGGCAGTCGCTGCTCGTCTACGAGATGACCCCCGCGTTGTTCGCGGCAGTCGCCGCGAACGAGGCTGAGCGCGCGGCTCCCGGACTTACGATCGTCGACGTGCAGATGATCGGTGCAACGGGCCGCCTCTACATCGGCGGAAGCACGACTGACGTCACCACGGCGAGGGACCGGATCACCGCGGTGCTGGCCGGGATCGAGGGACGCGACCACTGA
- a CDS encoding TetR/AcrR family transcriptional regulator, giving the protein MSAATVTIRRTLDARQLDVRARILHAARQLINEQGHEAVGMEAIAATAGVSRATMYRYFASKEHVVCDAALAWGHELAARLPQAIAEAPESSPAIEVAVEQVVREAASDLPMVRATMSSVLALGPVADEFRLGVRGMFDALTAGTDTPPAMDAAMTLLGRVFFADLALLSVGDITIEQCVDELRTAAQRILL; this is encoded by the coding sequence GTGAGCGCAGCGACCGTGACGATTCGTCGCACGCTCGACGCCCGCCAGCTGGACGTTCGCGCGCGGATACTGCACGCCGCACGTCAACTGATCAACGAGCAGGGTCACGAGGCCGTCGGCATGGAGGCCATCGCGGCGACAGCGGGGGTGTCCAGGGCGACGATGTACCGCTACTTCGCCTCAAAGGAACACGTGGTCTGCGACGCCGCACTGGCGTGGGGCCACGAACTCGCGGCACGCCTCCCCCAGGCGATCGCCGAGGCACCGGAATCGAGCCCCGCGATCGAGGTCGCCGTTGAACAGGTGGTCCGGGAAGCCGCATCGGACCTTCCAATGGTGCGAGCAACCATGTCGTCGGTGCTCGCCCTCGGCCCGGTCGCCGACGAGTTCCGTCTCGGCGTCCGCGGGATGTTCGACGCACTGACGGCGGGCACCGACACACCACCCGCCATGGATGCGGCGATGACGCTGCTGGGCCGGGTCTTCTTCGCCGATCTGGCTCTGCTCAGTGTCGGCGACATCACGATCGAGCAGTGCGTCGACGAGCTCCGCACCGCGGCCCAACGAATCCTGCTCTAA
- a CDS encoding GntR family transcriptional regulator, giving the protein MATPTEELRRRIVADINAGDPGAKLGSERDLAERYSTSRSSLRQVLAALEEAGLVHRVIGRSGGIFISHGQVQRSLSDVVGVPAFLANQGYVAGTRVISTKITAPDRVTQKALHIAASDFVVEIQRVRLADGSPISLELAQFPAEAFPGLLEQQLGGSIYEMLEAHYGLVPTRAEERIEAVNATTTEASLLGIKPKAALLLITRVTHDQHGVPCEFSRDLFRGDRTRLAVNVAGHGVGVESAVDTASVSLQKQEVKTKAS; this is encoded by the coding sequence GTGGCGACGCCGACCGAGGAGCTGCGGCGTCGAATCGTTGCGGACATCAATGCGGGCGATCCCGGCGCCAAGCTCGGCAGCGAGCGAGACCTCGCCGAGCGCTACAGCACGAGCCGGTCCAGTCTTCGACAGGTACTGGCTGCGCTGGAGGAAGCGGGACTGGTACACCGGGTCATCGGTCGGTCCGGCGGCATCTTCATCAGCCACGGCCAGGTGCAACGCAGCCTGTCCGACGTCGTCGGCGTTCCCGCGTTCCTGGCGAACCAGGGTTACGTCGCAGGCACCAGGGTCATCTCGACCAAGATCACCGCCCCTGACCGGGTGACGCAGAAGGCCCTTCACATCGCCGCGAGCGACTTCGTCGTGGAGATCCAACGCGTCCGGCTCGCCGACGGCTCACCGATCTCGCTGGAGCTGGCCCAGTTTCCGGCCGAGGCGTTCCCCGGTCTGCTCGAGCAGCAGCTCGGTGGCTCCATCTACGAAATGCTGGAAGCCCATTACGGTCTCGTGCCGACACGGGCCGAGGAGCGGATCGAAGCCGTCAACGCCACCACCACTGAGGCGTCGCTGCTCGGGATCAAACCCAAGGCGGCACTGCTACTGATCACCCGGGTCACCCACGACCAGCACGGTGTGCCGTGCGAGTTCTCCCGCGACCTGTTCCGCGGTGACCGTACCCGTCTCGCGGTAAACGTGGCGGGCCACGGGGTGGGCGTCGAGTCGGCCGTCGACACTGCCTCGGTCTCGCTGCAGAAGCAGGAAGTCAAGACCAAGGCGAGCTGA
- a CDS encoding BMC domain-containing protein, with protein sequence MAELRSFIFIDRLQPQTMSYLGTWIKGALPRAAAAAQIIEVAPGLDIEGITDVALKHADVKAGVLVVERQFGYLEFHGETGAVKAAADACLQEMGATADSAVRPTVLASRVISSVDRQHAFLINRNKIGSMVLAGESLFVLEVAPASYAILATNEAEKAADIKVVDYRMIGATGRVYLSGTEADVRQAAAAAHDALARGTA encoded by the coding sequence GTGGCTGAACTGCGTTCCTTCATCTTCATCGACCGCCTGCAACCGCAGACGATGTCCTACCTCGGCACGTGGATAAAGGGTGCGCTGCCCCGCGCCGCCGCCGCGGCCCAGATCATCGAGGTGGCACCGGGTCTGGACATCGAGGGCATCACCGACGTGGCACTCAAGCACGCCGACGTGAAAGCGGGGGTGCTCGTCGTCGAACGCCAATTCGGCTATCTCGAGTTCCACGGCGAAACCGGTGCCGTCAAGGCCGCCGCCGACGCGTGCCTACAGGAGATGGGCGCCACCGCCGACTCCGCGGTCCGCCCGACCGTACTGGCCTCCCGCGTCATCTCCAGCGTCGATCGGCAGCATGCATTCCTGATTAACCGCAACAAGATCGGGTCCATGGTGCTGGCCGGCGAGTCGTTGTTCGTGCTCGAGGTGGCGCCCGCATCGTATGCGATCCTCGCCACCAACGAGGCCGAGAAGGCCGCCGACATCAAAGTCGTCGACTATCGGATGATCGGCGCGACCGGCCGGGTGTACCTCTCCGGCACCGAAGCCGACGTGCGGCAGGCCGCGGCCGCCGCACACGATGCGTTGGCACGGGGCACGGCGTGA
- a CDS encoding BMC domain-containing protein — translation MPSNAIGMIETKGYVAALAAADAMVKAANVTITDRQQVGDGLVAVIVTGEVGAVKAATEAGAESAAQVGELIAVHVIPRPHNELGAHFAVSAQ, via the coding sequence ATGCCGAGCAACGCGATTGGAATGATCGAGACCAAGGGGTATGTCGCCGCGCTTGCGGCTGCCGACGCGATGGTCAAAGCCGCCAACGTCACCATCACCGACCGCCAGCAGGTCGGCGACGGGCTCGTCGCCGTCATCGTCACCGGCGAGGTGGGCGCGGTCAAGGCCGCCACGGAAGCGGGCGCGGAGTCTGCGGCCCAGGTGGGTGAGCTGATCGCCGTGCACGTGATCCCCCGGCCGCACAACGAGCTCGGTGCTCACTTTGCCGTTTCCGCGCAATAG
- the gluQRS gene encoding tRNA glutamyl-Q(34) synthetase GluQRS — MALGATPHVGGAGRFAPSPSADLHIGNLRTAVLAWLFARTSGRRFLMRVDDLDDRTHTDIATRQLDDLAAIGLTWDEPAEWQTRHSQRYDDVVDELAERGLLYECYCSRKDIQQAPRAPHAPQGAYPGTCRDLTDDERRARRDATGRPPALRLRTDVVAYTVHDLLHGEYTGLVDDFVVRRGDGVAAYNLAVVVDDAAQGVDQVVRGDDLLASSPRQAYLATLLGHPQQTYAHVALVLNSDGARLAKRDGAITLAEIGIPRALEQIAASLGWQATSLEEMLAQFDPAALPRAPWIYLPTD, encoded by the coding sequence ATGGCCCTCGGAGCTACTCCTCACGTCGGGGGAGCCGGCCGGTTCGCCCCGAGTCCGTCGGCAGACCTGCACATCGGCAACCTGCGAACAGCCGTGCTGGCGTGGCTGTTCGCCCGAACCTCAGGCAGGCGCTTCTTGATGCGCGTCGACGACCTCGACGATCGCACGCACACCGATATCGCCACCCGACAGCTTGATGACCTCGCGGCGATCGGGCTGACGTGGGATGAACCCGCCGAGTGGCAGACTCGCCACTCACAACGCTACGACGATGTCGTCGACGAACTCGCCGAACGCGGGTTGTTGTACGAATGTTATTGCAGCAGAAAGGATATCCAGCAGGCGCCGCGGGCGCCACATGCCCCGCAGGGGGCCTACCCCGGCACGTGCCGCGATCTGACCGACGACGAGCGCAGGGCGCGGCGCGATGCCACCGGTCGTCCGCCCGCGCTGCGGCTGCGCACCGATGTCGTCGCCTACACCGTGCACGACCTGCTGCACGGCGAATACACCGGCCTGGTCGACGATTTCGTTGTCCGCCGCGGCGACGGGGTGGCCGCCTACAACCTTGCAGTGGTCGTCGACGACGCCGCCCAAGGGGTCGATCAGGTCGTGCGCGGCGACGACCTGCTAGCTTCCTCGCCTCGGCAGGCCTACCTCGCGACACTGCTGGGCCATCCGCAGCAGACCTACGCGCACGTGGCGCTGGTGCTCAACTCCGACGGGGCGCGGCTGGCCAAGCGCGACGGCGCCATCACACTGGCGGAGATCGGGATTCCGCGTGCGCTTGAGCAGATCGCCGCATCGCTCGGCTGGCAGGCGACAAGCCTCGAGGAGATGCTCGCGCAGTTCGATCCGGCGGCGCTGCCGCGCGCGCCGTGGATCTACCTTCCGACGGACTAA
- a CDS encoding sterol desaturase family protein, which yields MNQSELQPVWGWLLERFGTEFFEFPLYFVPVVVAVVLVTGVGYSILDVAAQRISARAASLHGLRVAATYVGSAALLLYLNDRFHPISLDVPTAAPTLTSFVVQVGLYMLAGEFLTYWWHRLEHGSAFVFKHVHYLHHRVKSPLTIWTNFVVHPVEGLMVMLCLYVAPVALGAHPLVMMAYAVLNTTAMVVTHSGYDMPFYPKWLFPPASNHELHHSEKRPTNLSVVMSYGDKVFGTFKQTTGFIERSSANEELAVR from the coding sequence ATGAACCAGTCCGAACTGCAGCCTGTTTGGGGTTGGCTGCTAGAGAGATTCGGCACGGAGTTCTTCGAATTTCCGCTGTACTTCGTGCCCGTGGTGGTTGCCGTGGTGCTGGTGACCGGTGTCGGCTACTCGATCCTCGACGTCGCGGCGCAGAGAATTTCGGCGCGTGCCGCATCGTTGCACGGATTGCGGGTCGCGGCCACCTATGTCGGCTCGGCGGCTCTGTTGCTGTATCTCAACGACCGGTTCCATCCGATTTCACTCGATGTGCCCACTGCCGCACCGACATTGACGTCATTTGTCGTACAGGTAGGCCTCTACATGCTGGCCGGCGAGTTTCTCACCTACTGGTGGCACCGCCTCGAGCACGGAAGCGCATTCGTCTTCAAACACGTTCACTACCTGCACCACCGGGTCAAGTCGCCGTTGACCATCTGGACCAACTTCGTCGTCCATCCGGTCGAGGGACTGATGGTGATGCTGTGCCTGTACGTCGCCCCGGTGGCGCTCGGTGCACACCCGCTGGTGATGATGGCCTACGCAGTGCTCAACACCACGGCCATGGTGGTGACCCACAGCGGTTACGACATGCCCTTCTACCCGAAGTGGTTGTTCCCGCCTGCCTCCAACCACGAACTGCACCATTCCGAAAAGCGCCCGACCAATCTGTCGGTGGTCATGAGCTACGGCGACAAGGTGTTCGGAACATTCAAGCAGACAACGGGTTTCATCGAGCGCTCAAGCGCTAATGAGGAGCTAGCCGTCAGGTGA
- a CDS encoding aldehyde dehydrogenase family protein, giving the protein MTTAAQAGHLLERARWAARAYADYDQASVSAIVEAVADAGYTAAERFAEAAVAETEMGVVEHKVIKNRAFSRGILDHYRGEDLVSPRIDTARKIVEIPRPAGVVLAITPTTNPVSTVYFKVLLALMTRNAVVVAPHPRAKKCSADAARVLAEAAVGAGAPDGIVSVIDEPSIPLAEALMADERTDVIVATGGTGVVRAAYSSGNPALGVGPGNVPVFVDASADINAAARRIVDSKAFDNSVLCTNESVLIVEESVAEKLSAALTRNGAHLLDADDVARLREFMYPFGHLNTDVVGRDAAWIAGKAGLRVTQKTRVLIAPFAHVVEEEALTHEKLSPVLGMTTVADAERGIRAARTIVRIGGVGHSAAIHSENPSVIADFAARVAVLRVSVNVGNSTGSSGLDTNLAPSMTLGTGFVGSSSLGENLAPHNLVNWIKIAYNSDSEVGMPNFAGITPWRSPAGRVPAYPRASNEWESTPASPRRNGAPVKSRATEPNLDALRAELRQLVAEELAQLIKR; this is encoded by the coding sequence ATGACCACCGCCGCGCAGGCCGGCCACCTGCTCGAGCGTGCCCGGTGGGCCGCACGCGCGTACGCCGACTACGACCAGGCCTCGGTTTCGGCCATCGTCGAGGCGGTCGCCGACGCCGGATACACCGCAGCCGAGCGGTTCGCCGAGGCCGCGGTCGCCGAGACCGAGATGGGCGTCGTCGAGCACAAGGTGATCAAGAACCGGGCGTTTTCGCGGGGCATCCTCGACCACTACCGCGGTGAGGACCTCGTCTCACCGCGGATCGACACCGCGCGAAAGATCGTCGAGATACCCCGTCCTGCAGGCGTTGTGCTGGCCATCACCCCGACCACCAATCCCGTGTCGACGGTGTACTTCAAGGTGCTGCTCGCGCTGATGACCCGCAATGCCGTTGTGGTGGCGCCCCATCCGCGCGCCAAGAAGTGCTCGGCGGACGCGGCGCGGGTGCTCGCAGAGGCCGCGGTCGGCGCCGGGGCGCCCGACGGCATCGTCTCGGTCATCGACGAACCGTCCATCCCCCTTGCGGAGGCGTTGATGGCCGACGAGCGCACCGACGTCATCGTCGCCACCGGCGGAACCGGCGTCGTGCGTGCGGCGTACTCGTCAGGCAACCCTGCACTCGGGGTCGGTCCGGGCAACGTGCCGGTCTTCGTCGACGCCAGCGCGGACATCAACGCCGCTGCCCGCCGAATCGTCGACAGCAAGGCGTTCGACAACTCGGTGCTGTGCACCAACGAGTCGGTGCTCATCGTCGAGGAGTCCGTCGCCGAGAAGCTGAGCGCGGCGCTCACCCGCAACGGTGCCCACCTCCTCGATGCGGACGACGTCGCGCGGCTGCGCGAGTTCATGTACCCCTTCGGACATCTCAACACCGATGTGGTGGGTCGCGACGCGGCATGGATCGCGGGCAAGGCCGGACTGCGGGTGACCCAGAAGACACGGGTGCTCATCGCGCCGTTTGCGCACGTCGTCGAAGAAGAGGCGCTCACCCACGAGAAGCTCTCGCCGGTGCTCGGGATGACGACGGTGGCCGACGCGGAACGCGGCATTCGGGCGGCCAGGACGATCGTCCGGATCGGCGGGGTCGGGCATTCGGCGGCTATTCACAGCGAGAACCCCTCGGTCATCGCGGATTTCGCTGCCAGGGTTGCGGTCCTGCGGGTCTCGGTGAACGTCGGCAACAGCACCGGCAGCTCCGGGCTGGATACCAACCTGGCCCCCTCCATGACACTCGGCACCGGCTTCGTCGGCAGTAGCTCGCTCGGTGAGAACCTGGCGCCGCACAACCTGGTGAACTGGATCAAAATCGCCTACAACAGCGATTCGGAGGTGGGGATGCCGAACTTCGCCGGCATCACTCCGTGGCGGTCGCCAGCCGGGCGGGTTCCCGCATATCCGCGCGCCTCCAACGAATGGGAGTCCACGCCTGCATCGCCGCGCCGCAACGGCGCACCCGTCAAATCCCGGGCGACCGAGCCGAACCTCGACGCCCTCCGGGCAGAGCTGCGCCAGCTCGTCGCCGAAGAACTCGCACAACTCATCAAGAGGTGA